From the Burkholderia ubonensis genome, one window contains:
- the carA gene encoding glutamine-hydrolyzing carbamoyl-phosphate synthase small subunit, with translation MLPSFSPALLALADGTVFRGHSIGAAGHTIGEVVFNTAITGYQEILTDPSYARQIVTLTYPHIGNVGVNAEDVEATKVHAAGLIVRDLPDLASNFRMDRTLGDYLRDEGVVAIAGIDTRKLTRILRDKGAQNGCILAGSTDEAKAIELARSFPGLAGMDLAKVVSTAKPFEWKQTEWKLGSGYGMQEAPKYRVVAYDFGVKYNILRMLAERGCHVTVLPAQASAAEALALNPDGVFLSNGPGDPEPCDYAIAATKEFIERGVPTFGICLGHQIMGLAVGAKTLKMKTGHHGANHPVKDLADGRVVITSQNHGFAVDADSLPANARATHVSLFDGTLQGFELTDKPAFCFQGHPEASPGPHDIGYLFDRFTALMDAAKQRSA, from the coding sequence GTGTTGCCGTCTTTTTCTCCCGCTTTGCTTGCACTCGCCGACGGCACGGTCTTTCGTGGTCATTCGATCGGTGCCGCTGGCCATACGATCGGCGAAGTCGTGTTCAACACCGCGATCACCGGCTATCAGGAAATCCTGACTGATCCGAGCTACGCGCGCCAGATCGTGACGCTCACCTATCCGCATATCGGCAACGTCGGCGTGAACGCCGAGGACGTCGAGGCGACGAAAGTCCATGCCGCCGGCCTGATCGTGCGCGACCTGCCCGATCTCGCGTCGAACTTCCGCATGGATCGCACGCTGGGCGACTACCTGCGCGACGAAGGCGTCGTCGCGATCGCCGGCATCGACACCCGCAAGCTGACCCGCATCCTGCGCGACAAGGGCGCGCAAAACGGCTGCATCCTCGCCGGCTCGACCGACGAGGCGAAGGCGATCGAGCTCGCACGCTCGTTCCCGGGCCTCGCCGGCATGGATCTCGCGAAGGTCGTGTCGACCGCCAAGCCGTTCGAATGGAAGCAGACCGAGTGGAAGCTCGGCAGCGGCTACGGGATGCAGGAGGCGCCGAAGTATCGCGTCGTCGCGTACGACTTCGGCGTCAAGTACAACATCCTGCGCATGCTCGCGGAGCGCGGCTGCCACGTGACGGTGCTGCCGGCGCAGGCGAGCGCGGCGGAAGCGCTCGCGCTGAATCCGGACGGCGTCTTCCTGTCGAACGGCCCCGGCGATCCGGAGCCGTGCGACTACGCGATCGCGGCCACGAAGGAATTCATCGAGCGCGGCGTGCCGACCTTCGGCATCTGCCTCGGCCACCAGATCATGGGACTCGCGGTCGGCGCGAAGACGCTCAAGATGAAGACGGGCCACCACGGCGCGAACCACCCGGTCAAGGATCTGGCCGACGGCCGCGTGGTGATCACGTCGCAGAATCACGGGTTCGCGGTCGACGCCGATTCGCTGCCGGCCAACGCGCGCGCCACGCACGTGTCGCTGTTCGACGGCACGCTGCAGGGCTTCGAGCTGACCGACAAGCCGGCGTTCTGCTTCCAGGGCCACCCGGAAGCGTCGCCGGGCCCGCACGACATCGGCTATCTGTTCGACCGCTTCACCGCGCTGATGGACGCGGCGAAGCAGCGCAGCGCTTAA
- a CDS encoding transglycosylase SLT domain-containing protein — MRLLLSAMLVLLLAACASQGPVANSAADAEATSTYLRKSATAKETVDVDKQSVGDLTSADSDLWARIRRGFQMPDLQTDLVDMQTTWYTQRPDYVQRMTERSQKYLYHIVEELESRHMPTELALLPFIESAYNPQALSVAKAAGMWQFMPGTGRTYNLKRNMWQDERRDVLASTSAALDYLSRLHDMFGDWYLALAAYNWGEGNVQRAIARNQAAGLPTDYLSLRMPNETRNYVPKLQAVKNIIANPQQYGLALPDIPNHPYFVTVTTSRDIDVTVAAKLANLPLDEFKSLNPSFAKPVILGATEPQILLPFDNASAFEKSLKSYGGQLSSWTTYTVTERARPAAIAEKIGVDADTLMSVNKIPAGMRLKPGSTIVVPRGDDDDEDISADVAENGVLAMEPDVPDTRKMLIRVRRKQSMAAIASRYGVSVGQLKAWNRTHRDLAMPGQTLVLHVPVGRSVPAEPGPEKIATSVGGAHVERASLSTGGKAVRGAKRGAAKPAAKAKAAPKAAAAHKGKKK, encoded by the coding sequence ATGCGACTTTTATTGAGCGCGATGCTGGTCCTGCTGCTCGCCGCGTGCGCGAGCCAGGGACCTGTCGCCAATTCCGCCGCCGATGCCGAGGCGACGTCCACCTACCTGCGCAAGTCCGCCACCGCCAAGGAAACCGTCGACGTCGACAAGCAGTCGGTCGGCGATCTGACCAGCGCCGACTCCGATCTGTGGGCGCGCATCCGCCGCGGTTTCCAGATGCCCGACCTGCAGACCGACCTCGTCGACATGCAGACCACCTGGTATACGCAGCGCCCGGATTACGTGCAGCGCATGACCGAGCGTTCGCAGAAGTACCTGTATCACATCGTCGAGGAGCTCGAGTCGCGCCACATGCCGACCGAGCTCGCGCTGCTGCCGTTCATCGAGTCGGCCTACAACCCGCAGGCGCTGTCGGTCGCGAAGGCGGCGGGCATGTGGCAGTTCATGCCGGGCACCGGCCGCACGTACAACCTGAAGCGGAACATGTGGCAGGACGAGCGGCGCGACGTGCTCGCGTCGACGAGCGCGGCGCTCGACTACCTGTCGCGCCTGCATGACATGTTCGGCGACTGGTATCTCGCGCTGGCCGCGTACAACTGGGGCGAGGGCAACGTGCAGCGGGCGATCGCGCGCAACCAGGCGGCCGGCCTGCCGACCGACTACCTGAGCCTGCGGATGCCGAACGAGACGCGCAACTACGTGCCGAAGCTGCAGGCGGTCAAGAACATCATCGCGAATCCGCAGCAGTACGGCCTCGCGCTGCCGGACATCCCGAACCACCCGTATTTCGTGACGGTCACGACATCGCGCGACATCGACGTGACGGTCGCCGCGAAGCTCGCGAACCTGCCGCTCGACGAATTCAAGTCGCTCAACCCGTCGTTCGCGAAGCCGGTGATCCTCGGCGCGACCGAGCCGCAGATCCTGCTGCCGTTCGACAACGCGTCGGCGTTCGAGAAGAGCCTGAAGTCGTACGGCGGCCAGCTGTCGTCGTGGACCACCTATACGGTCACCGAGCGCGCGCGTCCGGCGGCGATCGCCGAGAAGATCGGCGTCGACGCGGATACGCTGATGTCGGTGAACAAGATTCCCGCCGGCATGCGCCTGAAGCCGGGCTCGACGATCGTCGTGCCGCGCGGCGACGACGATGACGAGGACATCAGCGCGGACGTCGCCGAAAACGGCGTGCTGGCGATGGAGCCCGACGTGCCCGACACGCGCAAGATGCTGATCCGCGTGCGCCGCAAGCAGTCGATGGCGGCGATCGCGAGCCGCTACGGCGTGTCGGTCGGCCAGCTGAAGGCGTGGAACCGCACGCATCGCGATCTCGCGATGCCGGGCCAGACGCTCGTGCTGCACGTGCCGGTCGGCCGCTCGGTGCCGGCGGAGCCGGGGCCCGAGAAGATCGCGACGTCGGTCGGCGGCGCGCACGTCGAGCGCGCGAGCCTGTCCACCGGCGGCAAGGCCGTGCGCGGCGCGAAGCGCGGCGCCGCGAAGCCGGCGGCAAAGGCGAAGGCCGCGCCGAAGGCGGCCGCGGCCCACAAGGGCAAGAAGAAGTAA
- the proP gene encoding glycine betaine/L-proline transporter ProP, protein MTLTATHVSPTAAASTPPSDGAPLAADDITVVDQGLLKRAVSAMAIGNAMEWFDFGVYSYIAVTLGKVFFPSSSPSAQLLATFGTFAAAFLVRPLGGMVFGPLGDRIGRQRVLAMTMIMMAVGTFAIGLIPSYASIGIMAPVLLLVARLVQGFSTGGEYGGAATFIAEFSTDKRRGFMGSFLEFGTLIGYVLGAGVVALLTASLSQEALLSWGWRVPFLIAGPLGLIGLYIRMKLEETPAFKRQAEAREAQDKAVPKARFRETLFANWRALLLCVGLVLIFNVTDYMVLSYLPSFMSSTLHFDESHSLVLVLLVMVLMMPMTLAAGRLSDKVGRKPVMLAGCVGLLALSIPSMMLIHTGTTAAVFGGLLMLGVLLSCFTGVMPSALPALFPTEIRYGALAIGFNVSVSLFGGTTPLVTAWLVDTTGNLMMPAYYMMGAAVIGIVSVLALAETARQPLKGSPPAVATRREAHQLARQLRDEDEAEIYGVVSAARA, encoded by the coding sequence ATGACCTTGACCGCAACACACGTCAGCCCGACCGCTGCTGCTTCCACCCCGCCGTCCGACGGCGCCCCGCTCGCCGCCGACGACATTACCGTCGTCGACCAGGGCCTCCTCAAGCGCGCCGTCAGCGCGATGGCCATCGGCAATGCGATGGAATGGTTCGACTTCGGCGTCTACAGCTACATCGCCGTCACGCTCGGCAAGGTGTTCTTCCCGTCCAGCAGCCCGTCCGCGCAGCTGCTCGCGACCTTCGGCACGTTCGCCGCGGCGTTCCTCGTGCGCCCGCTCGGCGGCATGGTGTTCGGCCCGCTCGGCGACCGCATCGGCCGCCAGCGCGTGCTCGCGATGACGATGATCATGATGGCCGTCGGCACCTTCGCGATCGGCCTGATCCCGAGCTACGCGTCGATCGGCATCATGGCGCCCGTGCTGCTGCTCGTCGCCCGCCTCGTGCAAGGCTTCTCGACCGGCGGCGAATACGGCGGCGCAGCAACCTTCATCGCCGAATTCTCGACCGACAAGCGCCGCGGCTTCATGGGCAGCTTCCTCGAGTTCGGCACGCTGATCGGCTACGTGCTGGGCGCTGGCGTCGTCGCGCTGCTGACGGCGTCGCTGTCGCAGGAAGCGCTGCTGTCGTGGGGCTGGCGCGTGCCGTTCCTGATCGCGGGCCCGCTCGGCCTGATCGGCCTCTACATCCGGATGAAGCTCGAGGAGACGCCCGCGTTCAAGCGCCAGGCCGAGGCCCGCGAAGCGCAGGACAAGGCCGTGCCGAAGGCGCGCTTCCGCGAGACGCTGTTCGCCAACTGGCGCGCGCTGCTGCTGTGCGTCGGCCTCGTGCTGATCTTCAACGTGACCGACTACATGGTGCTGTCGTACCTGCCGAGCTTCATGTCGTCGACGCTGCATTTCGACGAATCGCACAGCCTGGTGCTGGTGCTGCTCGTGATGGTGCTGATGATGCCGATGACGCTCGCCGCCGGCCGCCTGTCCGACAAGGTCGGCCGCAAGCCCGTGATGCTCGCCGGCTGCGTCGGCCTGCTCGCGCTGTCGATCCCGTCGATGATGCTGATCCACACGGGCACCACGGCGGCCGTGTTCGGCGGCCTGCTGATGCTCGGCGTGCTGCTGTCGTGCTTCACCGGCGTGATGCCGTCGGCGCTGCCGGCGCTGTTCCCGACCGAAATCCGCTACGGCGCGCTCGCGATCGGCTTCAACGTGTCGGTGTCGCTGTTCGGCGGCACGACGCCGCTCGTGACCGCGTGGCTCGTCGACACGACCGGCAACCTGATGATGCCCGCGTACTACATGATGGGCGCCGCGGTGATCGGCATCGTGTCGGTGCTGGCGCTCGCCGAAACCGCACGCCAGCCGCTCAAGGGCTCGCCGCCGGCCGTCGCGACGCGCCGCGAAGCGCATCAGCTCGCGCGCCAGCTGCGCGACGAGGACGAAGCCGAAATCTACGGCGTCGTGTCGGCCGCACGCGCCTGA
- a CDS encoding class I SAM-dependent methyltransferase, with the protein MSDRQIIDWPAWTDSPPGRYVLGWEQAQLDRVVSDVFGFHALQLGLPQLDALRENRMPYRGLVLDPASGASAPYQYPWAREAHAPEHAPADRSTTWCDLLDLPFESQSVDLIVMPHTLEFTSDPHRLLREAERVLMPEGRLVITGFNSLSLWGMRQSFGKMANRPFVPAARDQIAFIRLKDWIKLLGFDLERGRFGCYRPPLASDQWLARYGFMEAAGDRWWPIFGAVYMVTAVKRVRGMRLVGPIKVKKPVLAPGLTPAASPTTHQEQS; encoded by the coding sequence ATGTCTGATCGACAAATTATAGACTGGCCCGCCTGGACCGACTCGCCTCCCGGCCGCTACGTGCTGGGCTGGGAGCAGGCGCAGCTCGACCGCGTCGTGTCCGACGTGTTCGGGTTCCACGCGCTGCAGCTCGGGCTGCCGCAGCTCGACGCGCTGCGCGAGAACCGCATGCCGTATCGCGGCCTCGTGCTCGATCCGGCGAGCGGCGCGAGCGCGCCCTACCAGTACCCGTGGGCGCGCGAGGCGCACGCGCCCGAACATGCGCCGGCGGACCGCAGCACCACGTGGTGCGACCTGCTCGACCTGCCGTTCGAGTCGCAGAGCGTCGACCTGATCGTGATGCCGCATACGCTCGAGTTCACGTCCGATCCGCACCGCCTGCTGCGCGAGGCCGAGCGCGTGCTGATGCCGGAAGGCCGGCTCGTGATCACCGGCTTCAATTCGCTCAGCCTGTGGGGGATGCGGCAGTCGTTCGGCAAGATGGCGAACCGGCCGTTCGTGCCGGCCGCGCGCGACCAGATCGCGTTCATCCGGCTGAAGGACTGGATCAAGCTGCTCGGCTTCGACCTCGAACGCGGCCGCTTCGGCTGCTACCGGCCGCCGCTCGCCTCCGACCAATGGCTCGCCCGCTACGGCTTCATGGAAGCCGCGGGCGACCGCTGGTGGCCGATCTTCGGCGCCGTCTACATGGTGACGGCCGTCAAGCGCGTGCGCGGCATGCGGCTCGTCGGCCCGATCAAGGTGAAAAAGCCCGTGCTCGCGCCGGGCCTCACGCCGGCGGCCTCCCCGACCACCCATCAAGAACAGTCATGA
- a CDS encoding glutathione S-transferase, producing MKLIGMLDSPFVRRAAISAKLLDLPFEHQSVSVFRQFDTFKTINPVVKAPTLVTDDGATLVDSSLIVDYFDHLVAPERRLLPEAPDARLRALVPVGFALAAAEKTVQVVYEHGLRPADKQHQPWLDRVLGQLDAAYGELEKQVASVDGWLGGARVMQADVTVAVAWRFTQFMAADYPALARIDPARFPALAAHSARAEQLPAFVETPLD from the coding sequence ATGAAGCTGATCGGCATGCTGGATTCCCCCTTCGTGCGACGCGCCGCAATCTCGGCGAAGCTGCTCGACCTGCCGTTCGAACACCAGTCGGTGTCGGTGTTCCGGCAATTCGACACGTTCAAGACGATCAACCCGGTCGTCAAGGCGCCGACGCTCGTCACCGACGACGGCGCGACGCTGGTCGATTCGTCCCTGATCGTCGACTATTTCGACCACCTCGTCGCGCCGGAGCGGCGCCTGCTGCCCGAGGCGCCCGACGCGCGGCTGCGCGCGCTCGTGCCGGTCGGCTTCGCGCTGGCGGCGGCCGAGAAGACGGTGCAGGTCGTCTACGAGCACGGCCTGCGTCCGGCCGACAAGCAGCACCAGCCGTGGCTCGACCGCGTGCTCGGCCAGCTCGACGCGGCATACGGCGAGCTCGAAAAGCAGGTCGCGAGCGTGGACGGCTGGCTCGGCGGCGCACGCGTGATGCAGGCCGACGTGACGGTCGCGGTCGCGTGGCGCTTCACGCAGTTCATGGCGGCCGACTATCCGGCGCTGGCCCGCATCGATCCGGCCCGTTTCCCGGCGCTCGCCGCGCATTCGGCGCGGGCCGAGCAGCTTCCCGCCTTCGTCGAAACGCCGCTCGATTGA
- a CDS encoding polyhydroxyalkanoate depolymerase, with product MWYAVVEQQRQWLRAWRAATRDAFDAWPAATLPHAASSCYADLFEPLLGPPAEPPPFAIGSGDVAERVVAQTPFCGLRRFSHERQAARAVLLCAPLAGHAAVMMRETVEALLDDGDVCITDWANARDVPPAAGRFGLDEYVAMLDAFVDALAHDGRPLHVVAVCQATFPALGALALRAQRGLAPPASVTLVGGPLDARRNPSTLGIAAASHSLDWCRRRLIDVVPAGFAGHGRHVFPTYLQQAEIAIVYPHRYLSLLDRYTQAAWRLDVRAMTDARRALHEYTALLDMPAEYFLDTVDIVFQRACLAQRTWRVHDVPVDPAALRATTLLTVEGTRDAVTGAGQTHAAHALCRGLAPGERHRLDVDGCDHYGLFTGARWLDDVHPALQAVFAQAETRRAARH from the coding sequence ATGTGGTACGCCGTCGTCGAACAGCAGCGGCAATGGCTGCGCGCGTGGCGCGCGGCCACCCGGGACGCATTCGACGCGTGGCCGGCCGCGACGCTGCCGCACGCCGCGTCCTCCTGCTACGCCGACTTGTTCGAGCCCCTGCTCGGCCCGCCGGCCGAACCGCCGCCATTCGCGATCGGGTCGGGCGACGTCGCCGAGCGCGTCGTCGCCCAGACGCCGTTCTGCGGCCTGCGCCGCTTTTCGCACGAGCGGCAGGCGGCGCGCGCCGTGCTGCTGTGCGCGCCGCTCGCCGGCCATGCGGCCGTGATGATGCGGGAGACCGTCGAGGCGCTGCTCGACGACGGCGACGTGTGCATCACCGACTGGGCCAACGCGCGCGACGTGCCGCCCGCCGCGGGCCGCTTCGGCCTCGACGAATACGTGGCGATGCTCGATGCGTTCGTCGACGCGCTCGCGCACGACGGCCGGCCGCTGCACGTCGTCGCCGTCTGCCAGGCCACGTTCCCGGCGCTGGGCGCACTCGCGCTGCGCGCGCAGCGCGGGCTCGCGCCGCCGGCGAGCGTCACGCTGGTCGGCGGGCCGCTCGACGCGCGGCGCAATCCGAGCACGCTCGGCATCGCGGCCGCGTCGCACTCGCTCGACTGGTGCCGCCGCCGTCTGATCGACGTCGTGCCGGCCGGGTTCGCCGGGCATGGCCGGCACGTATTTCCGACCTACCTGCAGCAGGCCGAGATCGCGATCGTCTACCCGCACCGCTACCTGTCGCTGCTCGACCGCTACACGCAGGCGGCGTGGCGCCTGGATGTACGCGCGATGACGGACGCGCGGCGCGCGCTGCACGAATACACCGCGCTGCTCGACATGCCCGCCGAATACTTTCTGGATACCGTCGACATCGTGTTCCAGCGCGCGTGCCTCGCGCAGCGCACCTGGCGCGTGCACGACGTCCCCGTCGACCCGGCCGCGCTGCGCGCCACGACGCTGCTGACGGTCGAAGGCACCCGCGACGCGGTCACCGGCGCCGGGCAGACGCACGCCGCGCATGCGCTCTGCCGCGGTCTCGCGCCGGGCGAGCGGCATCGGCTCGACGTCGACGGATGCGATCACTACGGGCTGTTCACGGGCGCGCGCTGGCTCGACGACGTGCATCCGGCGCTGCAGGCCGTGTTCGCGCAGGCCGAGACGCGTCGCGCGGCGCGGCACTGA
- the rnhA gene encoding ribonuclease HI, with protein MTTDTIDIYTDGACKGNPGPGGWGALLRCGDREKEMFGGEPNTTNNRMELMAVIASLEALKRECRVVVHTDSQYVQKGISEWIHGWKKKGWVTAAKTPVKNADLWKRLDALVAQHQVEWRWVKGHAGHPENERADALANRGVESLAA; from the coding sequence ATGACTACCGATACCATCGACATCTATACAGACGGCGCCTGCAAGGGCAACCCCGGCCCGGGCGGCTGGGGCGCGCTCTTGCGCTGCGGCGACCGCGAAAAGGAAATGTTCGGCGGCGAGCCGAACACGACCAACAACCGCATGGAGCTGATGGCCGTGATCGCCTCGCTCGAAGCGCTGAAGCGCGAATGCCGCGTGGTCGTGCACACCGATTCGCAATACGTGCAGAAAGGCATCAGCGAGTGGATCCACGGCTGGAAGAAGAAAGGCTGGGTCACCGCGGCGAAGACGCCCGTGAAGAACGCCGATCTCTGGAAGCGGCTCGACGCGCTCGTCGCGCAGCACCAGGTCGAATGGCGCTGGGTCAAGGGCCACGCCGGCCACCCGGAGAACGAGCGCGCGGACGCGCTCGCGAATCGCGGCGTCGAATCGCTCGCGGCCTGA
- the dnaQ gene encoding DNA polymerase III subunit epsilon: MRQIILDTETTGLNARAGDRLIEIGCVELLNRRLTGNNLHFYVNPERDSDPGALAVHGLTTEFLSDKPKFAEVVDQIRDFVKGAELIIHNAPFDLGFLDAEFARLDLPPFTEHCAGVIDTLVQAKQMFPGKRNSLDALCDRFGISNAHRTLHGALLDSELLAEVYLAMTRGQDSLVIDMLDDDAADGGAANGQRVSLASLDLPVLAASDDELAAHQAQLDGLDKSVKGTCVWRRTPAAGDAS, translated from the coding sequence ATGCGCCAGATCATTCTCGATACCGAAACCACCGGCCTGAACGCCCGCGCGGGCGACCGCCTCATCGAAATCGGCTGCGTCGAGCTGCTGAACCGGCGGCTCACCGGCAACAACCTGCACTTCTACGTGAACCCCGAGCGCGACAGCGATCCGGGCGCGCTGGCGGTGCACGGCCTCACGACCGAATTCCTCAGCGACAAGCCGAAGTTCGCGGAAGTCGTCGACCAGATCCGCGACTTCGTCAAGGGCGCCGAGCTGATCATCCACAACGCGCCGTTCGACCTCGGCTTTCTCGACGCCGAATTCGCGCGGCTCGACCTGCCGCCGTTCACCGAGCATTGCGCGGGCGTGATCGACACGCTCGTGCAGGCCAAGCAGATGTTCCCCGGCAAGCGCAACTCGCTCGACGCGCTGTGCGACCGCTTCGGCATCAGCAACGCGCACCGGACGCTGCACGGCGCATTGCTCGACTCGGAGCTGCTCGCCGAGGTGTACCTCGCAATGACGCGCGGCCAGGACAGCCTCGTCATCGACATGCTCGACGACGACGCGGCCGACGGCGGCGCGGCGAACGGCCAGCGCGTGTCGCTCGCGTCGCTCGACCTGCCGGTGCTGGCCGCGAGCGACGACGAGCTCGCCGCGCACCAGGCGCAGCTCGACGGCCTCGACAAGTCGGTCAAGGGCACCTGCGTGTGGCGCCGCACGCCTGCGGCCGGCGACGCGTCGTAA
- a CDS encoding MFS transporter, with amino-acid sequence MSSVQVRVLGLFALGYFVSYVFRGVNLGFAPFVTHDLGLSAADLGLLTSLYFLGFAGAQIPAGVLLDHFGSRRVAAGMLLFAAAGAAVFGAAHGLGAMMVGRLLIGVGVSVCLGAAFKALAEHFPIGRLPLVNGLVMAVGGFGGVVVGSPLTWLLGWTSWRAVCAGLAVMTLAVAAAIWLGAPNPKQGRHQGGLVSQFKGTWHILSSRAFWKIGSFSIVTQGVFYAMQSLWVGPYLRDVAGFDAQHAARLVSVLGFAMMAGCVGFGAAARALERRGVSVHAFCGVGMALFVATQIAIVVRAPLPAAALWAAYGMFGGVGILTYAVMAGHFPAHLIGRANTTLTLVIFVLIFAFQIGVGAVLSHWPAVDGRYPAAAHLAAWSVLLVLQIASAVWYVWPAPMAASGQASR; translated from the coding sequence ATGTCGTCGGTGCAGGTGAGGGTGCTCGGGCTGTTCGCGCTCGGGTATTTCGTGTCCTATGTGTTTCGCGGCGTCAATCTCGGCTTCGCGCCGTTCGTCACGCACGACCTCGGGCTGTCGGCCGCCGATCTCGGCCTGCTCACCAGTCTCTACTTCCTCGGCTTCGCCGGCGCGCAGATTCCGGCCGGCGTGCTGCTCGACCATTTCGGCTCGCGCCGCGTGGCGGCCGGCATGCTGCTGTTCGCGGCAGCGGGCGCCGCGGTGTTCGGCGCCGCGCACGGGCTCGGCGCGATGATGGTCGGCCGGCTGCTGATCGGTGTCGGCGTATCGGTATGCCTCGGCGCGGCGTTCAAGGCGCTCGCCGAGCATTTCCCGATCGGCCGGCTGCCGCTGGTCAACGGGCTCGTGATGGCGGTCGGCGGGTTCGGCGGCGTGGTGGTCGGCTCGCCGCTCACCTGGCTGCTCGGCTGGACGAGCTGGCGCGCGGTGTGCGCCGGGCTCGCGGTGATGACGCTCGCGGTCGCGGCCGCGATCTGGCTCGGTGCGCCCAATCCGAAGCAGGGCCGCCATCAGGGCGGGCTCGTCAGCCAGTTCAAGGGCACCTGGCACATTCTGTCGAGCCGCGCGTTCTGGAAGATCGGGTCGTTCTCGATCGTCACGCAAGGCGTGTTCTACGCGATGCAGTCGCTGTGGGTCGGGCCGTATTTGCGCGACGTTGCCGGGTTCGATGCGCAGCACGCGGCGCGCCTCGTGTCGGTGCTCGGCTTCGCGATGATGGCCGGCTGCGTCGGGTTCGGCGCCGCCGCGCGGGCGCTGGAGCGGCGCGGCGTGTCCGTCCATGCGTTCTGCGGCGTCGGCATGGCGCTGTTCGTCGCGACGCAGATTGCGATCGTCGTGCGCGCGCCGCTGCCGGCGGCGGCGCTGTGGGCCGCGTACGGGATGTTCGGCGGGGTCGGAATCCTGACCTACGCGGTGATGGCCGGCCACTTCCCGGCGCACCTGATCGGCCGCGCGAACACGACGCTCACGCTCGTGATCTTCGTGCTGATCTTCGCGTTCCAGATCGGCGTCGGCGCGGTGCTGTCGCACTGGCCGGCGGTCGATGGCCGCTATCCGGCTGCCGCGCATCTCGCCGCGTGGAGCGTGCTGCTCGTGCTGCAGATCGCAAGCGCGGTCTGGTACGTGTGGCCCGCACCGATGGCCGCCTCTGGTCAAGCGAGCCGATAG
- the gloB gene encoding hydroxyacylglutathione hydrolase — protein MNELEYMPVPAFEDNYIWLVSDGSEAIAVDPGEAAPVRRALSERGWRLTAILLTHHHADHVGGVTDLIDGQPDDAPLAVYGPAGEEIGVVTHPLRGGDRVTLGAPALAFDVLDVPGHTRGHIAYFQQAGKGQAGKGAAGQGAAAPHVFCGDTLFSCGCGRLFEGTPAQMLASLDALAALPGDTRVHCAHEYTLSNIRFALACEPGNAALAAWRDEAAARRARGVPTLPTTIAHERAVNPFLRADSAEIHATLEAQLHESVPDRLTAFRLLREWKNRFR, from the coding sequence ATGAACGAGCTGGAATACATGCCGGTACCGGCATTCGAGGACAACTACATCTGGCTCGTGTCGGACGGCAGCGAAGCGATCGCCGTCGATCCGGGCGAAGCCGCTCCGGTGCGCCGGGCTCTCTCCGAAAGAGGCTGGCGGTTGACCGCTATTTTACTCACCCACCACCATGCCGACCATGTCGGTGGTGTCACCGACCTGATCGACGGCCAGCCGGACGATGCGCCGCTTGCCGTTTACGGCCCGGCCGGCGAGGAAATCGGCGTCGTCACGCACCCGCTGCGCGGCGGCGACCGGGTGACGCTCGGCGCGCCCGCGCTGGCGTTCGACGTGCTCGACGTGCCCGGGCATACGCGCGGCCATATCGCGTATTTCCAGCAGGCAGGCAAAGGCCAGGCAGGCAAAGGCGCGGCCGGCCAAGGCGCCGCGGCGCCGCACGTGTTCTGCGGCGACACGCTGTTCTCGTGCGGCTGCGGCCGCCTGTTCGAGGGCACGCCCGCGCAGATGCTCGCGTCGCTCGACGCGCTCGCGGCGCTGCCGGGCGACACGCGCGTGCACTGCGCGCACGAGTACACGCTGTCGAACATCCGCTTCGCGCTCGCGTGCGAGCCGGGCAACGCGGCGCTCGCGGCGTGGCGCGACGAGGCGGCGGCCCGGCGGGCGCGCGGCGTGCCGACGCTGCCGACCACGATCGCGCACGAGCGCGCGGTGAATCCGTTCCTGCGCGCGGACAGCGCGGAGATCCACGCGACGCTCGAAGCGCAGCTGCATGAATCGGTTCCGGATCGCCTGACTGCGTTCAGGCTGCTGCGGGAGTGGAAAAACCGGTTCCGATGA
- a CDS encoding YnfA family protein, which yields MSELMKVAALFAATALAEIVGCYLPWLVLKAGRPVWLLAPAAVSLALFAWLLTLHPSAAGRTYAAYGGVYIAVALVWLRAVDGVALTRWDAAGAALALAGMAVIALQPRA from the coding sequence ATGTCTGAACTGATGAAAGTCGCGGCGCTGTTCGCCGCCACCGCGCTGGCCGAAATCGTCGGCTGCTACCTGCCATGGCTCGTACTGAAGGCGGGGCGGCCGGTGTGGCTGCTGGCGCCCGCGGCGGTGTCGCTCGCGCTGTTCGCGTGGCTGCTGACGCTGCATCCGAGTGCGGCGGGGCGCACCTATGCGGCGTACGGCGGCGTGTATATCGCGGTTGCGCTCGTGTGGCTGCGCGCGGTCGACGGCGTCGCGCTGACCCGCTGGGACGCGGCCGGCGCGGCGCTCGCGCTGGCCGGGATGGCCGTCATCGCGCTGCAGCCGCGCGCGTGA